A genomic window from Candidatus Binatia bacterium includes:
- a CDS encoding enoyl-ACP reductase, with the protein MGTLSGKRALVLGVANERSIAWAIARALASEGAHIGLTYVGETLERRVRPLAEKIGADVLGSCDVTDDAQIDQLMGEVQSQWGQLDVLVHAIAFAQREDLTGRFVDTGREGFRLALDVSAYSLVALTRAALPLLSASDGSVLTLSFAGSERVFPNYNVMGVAKAALESSVRYLAADVGPEGVRVNAISAGPIKTLSAAGIRNFREILHVAEERAPLRRNVAADDVGHLAAALAGPAGRGITGQVLYADAGLSILGV; encoded by the coding sequence ATGGGTACGCTTTCCGGTAAGCGCGCGCTCGTACTTGGCGTCGCGAACGAACGCAGCATCGCTTGGGCGATCGCCCGAGCGCTCGCGAGCGAGGGCGCGCACATCGGGCTCACCTACGTCGGCGAAACCCTGGAGCGGCGGGTTCGCCCTCTGGCGGAGAAGATCGGCGCAGACGTCCTCGGCTCGTGTGACGTGACGGACGACGCACAGATCGACCAGCTGATGGGCGAAGTGCAGAGCCAATGGGGACAGCTCGATGTCCTCGTGCACGCGATCGCCTTCGCGCAGAGAGAAGACCTGACGGGTCGCTTCGTCGACACCGGTCGCGAAGGCTTCCGCCTCGCCCTGGACGTGAGCGCCTACTCCCTGGTCGCCCTCACCCGTGCTGCGTTGCCTCTATTGTCCGCAAGCGACGGCTCGGTGCTCACCCTGTCCTTTGCGGGCAGCGAACGCGTGTTCCCGAACTACAACGTGATGGGCGTGGCCAAGGCGGCCCTCGAGTCGTCCGTGCGCTACCTCGCGGCCGACGTCGGCCCCGAAGGCGTCCGCGTCAACGCGATCAGCGCCGGGCCGATCAAGACTCTTTCCGCCGCCGGGATTCGAAACTTCCGCGAGATACTGCACGTCGCCGAAGAGCGAGCTCCGCTGCGACGCAACGTGGCCGCAGACGATGTCGGCCACCTCGCCGCTGCGCTCGCCGGCCCCGCGGGCCGCGGAATCACGGGCCAGGTTCTCTACGCCGACGCCGGCCTCAGCATCCTCGGCGTCTAA
- a CDS encoding TolC family protein, whose amino-acid sequence MALGVARGGFVLAMVLMLSPTAVCLGSADLVDPVAVDGAAAPVGSARGGFEMERLGVDQFVERAIEAAPELDVARWAVVSQEADLQRAQASAFLPEFTATNSFGFARRARGTVLDSPDTVDTRAFGPFNRVEVQLVQPLYTWGKISSGIEAATHAVGVKIAEHDGLEATVIEQTKTLYYNIVLARSVRGILEEARKGFNDALETARERREDGDVDISELDILYLRVGRAEVAKEIPKLTAGEKAALEALRVLAGGEVRSPLDVRDRWLNPEPAVLDPVEDYLAELYDVSPMWRQIEQGVEAQASELSRTEAEYFPDLLFTGYFGYSYAPERDRQLNPFAFDRFNFLNGPGGFLTVRWPLNFHITATKVQKARAELGTLEARRRQARSGLAVELVSAYESVVENRKAVTDLEDGRKAGRAILTLSVTNFDLAIGDASEILNALGNYARVSSSYYEAVRDYNVSLARLARVLGAQKVGAGVSAVNLRAAASDEGPDRAPSPPTR is encoded by the coding sequence ATGGCCTTGGGAGTTGCGCGCGGGGGATTCGTCCTTGCAATGGTGTTGATGCTGTCTCCTACGGCGGTCTGCCTCGGCTCTGCCGACCTGGTCGATCCCGTTGCGGTCGATGGCGCGGCCGCACCAGTGGGATCGGCGAGGGGCGGCTTCGAGATGGAGCGGCTCGGAGTCGACCAGTTTGTCGAGCGAGCAATCGAAGCGGCGCCGGAGCTCGATGTTGCGCGCTGGGCGGTCGTCAGCCAGGAGGCGGATCTTCAGAGGGCCCAGGCGTCTGCGTTCCTGCCGGAGTTCACGGCGACGAACAGCTTCGGCTTTGCGCGCCGCGCTCGCGGTACCGTGCTCGATTCTCCCGACACCGTGGACACGCGGGCGTTCGGGCCGTTCAATCGTGTCGAGGTTCAGCTGGTCCAACCGCTGTACACGTGGGGGAAGATCTCGTCGGGGATCGAGGCGGCAACGCATGCCGTCGGGGTGAAGATCGCCGAGCACGACGGCCTCGAAGCCACGGTGATCGAGCAGACCAAGACGCTCTATTACAACATTGTTCTCGCACGTTCGGTCCGGGGGATCCTCGAGGAGGCGCGCAAGGGCTTCAACGATGCCCTCGAGACTGCTCGCGAGAGACGCGAAGATGGCGACGTCGACATCTCCGAACTCGACATCCTGTATCTGCGCGTCGGTCGTGCCGAGGTCGCGAAGGAGATTCCGAAGCTCACCGCAGGAGAGAAGGCGGCGCTGGAGGCTCTTCGGGTGCTCGCCGGGGGTGAGGTTCGGTCGCCGCTCGACGTCCGTGACCGCTGGCTCAACCCCGAGCCGGCCGTCCTCGATCCCGTGGAGGACTACCTGGCGGAGCTGTACGACGTGAGCCCGATGTGGCGGCAAATCGAGCAGGGTGTCGAAGCGCAGGCGAGCGAGTTGTCGCGCACCGAGGCCGAGTATTTTCCCGACCTCTTATTCACCGGCTATTTCGGCTACTCTTACGCGCCCGAGCGGGATCGGCAGCTCAATCCGTTCGCGTTCGACCGGTTCAACTTTCTCAACGGCCCCGGCGGCTTTCTCACTGTCCGGTGGCCGCTCAACTTCCACATCACGGCAACGAAGGTGCAGAAGGCGCGCGCCGAGCTGGGGACGCTGGAAGCGCGGCGGCGTCAGGCGCGAAGCGGGCTAGCGGTGGAACTCGTGAGCGCCTACGAGAGCGTAGTCGAGAACCGCAAGGCCGTGACGGATCTCGAGGATGGCCGCAAAGCGGGGCGGGCGATCCTCACTCTCTCGGTGACGAACTTCGATCTCGCCATCGGTGACGCCAGCGAGATCCTGAACGCGCTCGGGAACTACGCGCGGGTGTCCAGCAGCTACTACGAGGCCGTGCGCGACTACAACGTTTCCCTCGCGCGACTGGCGCGCGTTCTCGGAGCGCAGAAGGTCGGTGCGGGTGTGTCGGCCGTCAATCTTCGAGCGGCGGCTTCGGACGAGGGCCCGGATCGGGCGCCGTCTCCGCCCACGCGTTGA
- a CDS encoding MFS transporter has protein sequence MSEPVSLPSRPRRPLWIPPILGSVPDLTSDQLRLLGFVSLALCFENYDFSLLTAALPFIAESLDLGEAELGGFTGLIRLGALPAFLVVPFADRVGRRRVFLVSVVALSFGTLLTGFSQTATQFVLLQVFTRTFMLTAATVAFVMVSEELPAAHRGWGIGMLGALASLGHGLSALLFAGVEYLPFGWRSLYVIGIVPVLFLPAFRRGVPETERFATQEADQAGALAGYFEPFRMLVRRYPGRAAGIAALGFLSAASMGSAYQFTAQYLLVHRGWEPGQYSILVLTAGGLGVFGNILAGRLGDRIGRRRVGIGFVAVFPLLAWGFFRTDGFLIVLSWSLLVLSLTASMTILRAFATELFPTAYRGTSTGLQAMMETLGAAAGLGLATVGMRSGMELTTVLPLVSLLAPTGALVILTFPETRGRELESISE, from the coding sequence GTGTCGGAGCCGGTGAGCCTTCCATCGCGTCCGCGCCGGCCCTTGTGGATTCCGCCGATCCTCGGCTCGGTTCCGGACCTGACGTCGGACCAGCTGCGCTTGCTCGGCTTCGTTTCGCTCGCGCTCTGTTTCGAGAACTACGACTTCTCACTGCTCACAGCCGCGCTGCCGTTCATCGCGGAGAGTCTCGATCTCGGCGAGGCGGAGCTCGGTGGCTTCACTGGACTGATCCGGCTGGGGGCGCTGCCGGCGTTCCTCGTAGTGCCGTTTGCGGATCGGGTGGGGCGGCGCCGTGTATTCCTGGTGTCGGTCGTCGCGCTGAGTTTCGGTACGCTCCTTACCGGCTTCAGTCAGACGGCCACCCAATTCGTTCTCCTGCAGGTGTTCACTCGGACGTTCATGCTGACGGCAGCGACCGTCGCGTTCGTGATGGTTTCCGAAGAGCTCCCCGCCGCGCACCGGGGGTGGGGCATCGGGATGCTGGGCGCGCTCGCATCCCTGGGGCACGGCCTCTCTGCGCTGCTCTTCGCCGGGGTCGAGTATCTGCCGTTCGGATGGCGTTCCCTGTACGTGATCGGGATCGTTCCCGTGCTGTTCTTGCCGGCGTTCCGGCGGGGCGTGCCGGAAACGGAGCGCTTTGCGACGCAGGAGGCCGACCAGGCGGGGGCGCTCGCCGGGTACTTCGAGCCGTTCCGGATGCTCGTCCGGCGTTATCCGGGTCGCGCCGCGGGCATCGCGGCGCTCGGCTTTCTTTCCGCGGCTTCCATGGGGAGCGCGTATCAGTTCACCGCACAGTACCTTCTCGTTCATCGCGGTTGGGAGCCCGGTCAGTATTCGATCCTCGTTCTCACGGCCGGTGGGCTCGGGGTGTTCGGGAACATCCTCGCCGGGCGGCTCGGCGATCGGATCGGGCGCAGACGCGTAGGCATCGGGTTCGTCGCGGTCTTCCCACTGCTCGCGTGGGGGTTCTTCCGCACCGATGGGTTTCTCATCGTGCTTTCGTGGAGTCTCCTCGTTCTGTCGCTGACGGCGAGCATGACGATCCTGCGGGCGTTCGCCACGGAGTTGTTCCCGACGGCGTACCGCGGAACCTCGACAGGGCTGCAGGCGATGATGGAGACGCTGGGTGCGGCCGCCGGTCTTGGCCTCGCGACCGTAGGTATGAGGTCCGGGATGGAACTCACTACGGTACTGCCGCTCGTGAGCTTGCTTGCGCCCACCGGTGCGCTGGTCATTCTCACGTTCCCCGAGACGCGCGGGCGCGAACTCGAGTCGATCAGCGAGTAG
- a CDS encoding ABC transporter ATP-binding protein — protein MTAALVTKNLRRSYGEREAVRGISLEVNEGEIFGLLGPNGAGKTTTLSMISTRIWPTSGDAWVFGKHVVREVHAARRLLNVAPQEEALYPDLTGQENLEFFARLWGVPRADRPARVEEALEAVELSGRRNDFVRTYSGGMRRRLNLGCALVSSPRLVLLDEPTVGVDPQSRVHIFQAVRKLREQGVTILYTTHYLQEAEDLCDRIAILDEGQVVALGTLSELLGLSSATEVIELRFAEPLRDEAALAALAGVQRVESSGSLVRLFASHAEPVLAAVCERDVAGQPIVQIRVTPVSLETIFIELTGKELRD, from the coding sequence ATGACCGCGGCCCTTGTGACCAAGAACCTCCGGCGCTCCTATGGCGAGCGCGAGGCGGTTCGAGGGATTTCTCTCGAGGTGAACGAGGGTGAGATCTTCGGACTGCTTGGACCCAACGGCGCCGGGAAGACCACGACCTTGTCGATGATCTCGACGCGCATCTGGCCCACATCCGGCGATGCGTGGGTTTTCGGCAAACACGTCGTCCGCGAGGTGCACGCTGCACGGCGTCTTCTGAACGTCGCCCCGCAGGAGGAGGCCCTGTACCCGGACCTCACCGGCCAGGAGAACCTCGAGTTCTTCGCCCGTCTCTGGGGCGTGCCGCGCGCGGATCGCCCCGCGCGCGTGGAAGAGGCGCTCGAGGCCGTCGAGCTGTCGGGGCGCCGCAACGACTTCGTTCGGACCTACTCGGGCGGGATGCGGCGCCGCCTGAATCTCGGCTGCGCGCTCGTGAGTTCCCCACGCCTCGTTCTGCTCGACGAGCCGACGGTGGGCGTGGATCCCCAGTCCCGCGTGCACATCTTCCAGGCGGTCCGGAAGCTCCGCGAGCAGGGCGTGACGATTCTCTACACGACGCACTATCTGCAAGAAGCGGAGGATTTGTGCGATCGCATCGCGATCCTCGACGAAGGCCAGGTTGTAGCGCTCGGTACGTTGTCGGAGCTGCTCGGGCTCTCCTCCGCGACGGAAGTGATCGAGCTGCGTTTCGCGGAACCGCTGCGCGACGAGGCGGCGCTCGCCGCTCTTGCCGGTGTGCAGAGGGTCGAGTCCTCGGGTTCCCTGGTTCGTCTCTTTGCTTCGCACGCGGAGCCGGTCCTCGCCGCTGTGTGCGAACGCGACGTCGCCGGGCAGCCTATCGTCCAGATCCGCGTCACACCGGTTTCTCTCGAAACGATCTTCATCGAGCTCACCGGAAAGGAGCTGCGGGACTGA
- a CDS encoding right-handed parallel beta-helix repeat-containing protein — LLLQDVTVTAPGTRGVELTTCAAATIRGLVVTGGQHGLRATTADGLIVRNCQLSGQTNNGIMIVDTTGATIENNRIDTASQRGIFLDDTDQAYVRNNGVTNSGEWGIHFDAAGGPVSANNVVAFNTVYASGASGGGIRFQHATGEIRENVATMNTNIAIKVDTAPTYIHHNVLHASTTDIDTQTGQEPVRWDNATTDPLLVNPAGGDLSLSHLAAGQGANSPAIDQGSALVVDADISGATRTDAIADSGTADPGFHSGAGASTGIPAVMTGPTATPKTYYVDPMNGNNGNSATHAQSPGSAWQTIGHAIGQSVSGDTLHLQAGTYAEQVDVTVAGLTLQGVGALGTVILTPPGGQVGITVDSLSDVRIENLVVDGGTQGIRAENANGLRIVGVATTNQDFIGIHVVDTADAWVDSCIVTGAGSSGISLERSSALYVRNNLVYANTEWGIDVDNASAPLSTGNAIAFNTVHQNGDGIRVVNVSAEIRGNQITGQVDLGLFLSGTFLSAHHNNFANNARDRDRDSSSLFVSVWDNLGKNPRYVNAPGLDGLLGGANWVDDDFRLQTLAAGEDYDSPSIDGGSNDVSALDIGGSTATLGAPDSSTADVGYHYNAPAGVAIPAYMSPPPEPNETYYASPSIGDDTRTKAQAQNPATPWETLATALQQASDGDTVVALAGTYVESASIERADLTLVSETPGGAVIQPISGAALAVSSPGVTIDGFLLKEGTTGITVTAGGDDVRITNCSAAGSSTDGFRATDVSGVIIENSVASGSLFSGIHLRRVQSATIRNTLSYANGEWGLSHDNSPGTEPLSVDNLVAHNTFTMNGVGNASLRNAVGLVRENLLTDSPGTGMRIDTPGAVLSHNGFNANTTPLDPESYLFCAGCTSNETVVPDYIDPTGTDGILGGTDWTDDDFRLMQVAAGQASESDAVGFGSDLASTLAVNGSTATSGAIDSGTVDLGYHYDSSSTALPSPGYSALPLDVLFVDVNTGDDGRSRSQANVPGTPWRTLEHALSQVVPGDTLLVEPGTYPEALQIGVEDVKIRGTDASPALTILAPAGRDGIRIRATGVQIENLSIHDSRRGIVTLGRSDDLSIEDVIVNDAERYGLALGNADGISLSGVIVARSGRYGVYVRKATGFEMRDCDLYGNGRSGLRAVRTDGTITFVTSYGNRNGVRGARNTLTVRDSIFAGNTQYGFRAHSTDTTTMSHTLLGLNGRGDVYPTALGAGTGMLLATDPLLVDPDNGDLSLQPTSPAIDAGSDSVGNLNVTGSATGGTPDTGIADQGAHR; from the coding sequence CTTCTCCTCCAGGACGTGACGGTCACCGCCCCGGGTACCCGGGGCGTCGAACTCACGACCTGCGCCGCCGCGACGATACGCGGCCTGGTCGTCACCGGAGGCCAGCACGGACTTCGCGCCACGACCGCCGATGGTTTGATCGTTCGCAATTGCCAGCTCTCCGGACAGACAAACAACGGGATCATGATCGTGGACACCACGGGCGCGACGATCGAGAACAACCGCATCGACACCGCTTCCCAGCGCGGCATCTTCCTCGACGACACGGACCAGGCGTACGTTCGAAACAACGGCGTGACCAACAGCGGAGAGTGGGGCATCCACTTCGACGCGGCCGGCGGACCGGTGTCGGCGAACAACGTCGTGGCCTTCAACACCGTCTACGCCAGCGGCGCGAGCGGGGGGGGCATCCGGTTCCAGCACGCCACCGGCGAGATTCGGGAAAACGTCGCGACCATGAACACCAACATCGCCATCAAGGTCGACACGGCTCCCACCTACATCCATCACAACGTCCTGCACGCAAGCACGACGGACATCGATACGCAGACCGGCCAAGAACCCGTCCGCTGGGACAACGCCACCACCGACCCCCTGCTCGTGAATCCCGCGGGCGGCGACTTGTCGCTCTCCCACCTCGCGGCCGGCCAGGGTGCGAACAGCCCGGCGATCGATCAAGGATCGGCCCTCGTGGTCGACGCCGACATCTCCGGCGCGACGCGCACGGACGCCATCGCGGACTCGGGGACGGCCGACCCGGGCTTCCACAGCGGCGCCGGCGCCTCGACCGGGATCCCGGCGGTGATGACCGGCCCGACGGCAACACCGAAGACCTATTACGTCGACCCCATGAACGGGAACAACGGCAACTCGGCAACCCACGCGCAGAGCCCGGGCTCCGCGTGGCAGACGATCGGACACGCCATCGGGCAGTCCGTATCCGGAGATACGCTCCACCTCCAAGCCGGGACGTACGCCGAACAGGTCGACGTCACGGTGGCCGGCCTGACGCTCCAAGGCGTCGGCGCTCTGGGCACAGTGATCCTCACCCCGCCCGGAGGCCAGGTCGGCATCACCGTCGACAGCCTCTCCGACGTGCGCATCGAGAACCTCGTCGTTGACGGCGGAACCCAGGGAATTCGCGCAGAAAACGCGAATGGCCTACGCATCGTCGGCGTCGCAACGACGAACCAGGACTTCATCGGAATTCACGTCGTCGACACGGCCGACGCCTGGGTCGATAGTTGCATCGTCACCGGGGCCGGCAGCAGCGGGATCTCGCTCGAGCGATCGAGTGCTCTGTACGTCCGAAACAACCTCGTCTACGCGAACACCGAGTGGGGCATCGACGTCGACAACGCTTCGGCGCCTCTTTCGACCGGCAACGCGATTGCGTTCAATACGGTCCATCAGAACGGTGACGGCATCCGTGTTGTTAATGTTAGCGCCGAGATCCGGGGAAACCAGATCACCGGCCAGGTCGATCTCGGCCTGTTCCTCTCGGGCACGTTCCTGAGCGCCCATCACAACAACTTCGCGAACAACGCGCGCGATCGTGACCGCGATTCGTCCAGCCTATTCGTCTCCGTCTGGGACAATCTGGGCAAGAACCCGCGCTACGTGAATGCACCTGGTCTCGACGGACTCCTCGGCGGTGCCAACTGGGTTGACGACGACTTCCGGCTGCAGACCCTCGCAGCCGGCGAGGACTACGACAGCCCGTCGATCGACGGAGGCTCGAACGACGTGTCGGCCCTCGACATCGGCGGCTCGACCGCGACGCTCGGCGCACCCGACTCGAGCACTGCCGACGTGGGCTACCACTACAATGCCCCCGCCGGGGTGGCGATCCCCGCGTACATGTCTCCTCCGCCGGAGCCGAACGAGACCTACTACGCCTCGCCCTCGATCGGCGATGACACGCGGACCAAGGCGCAGGCGCAGAATCCCGCCACTCCGTGGGAGACACTCGCAACGGCCCTCCAGCAAGCAAGCGACGGCGATACCGTCGTCGCCCTCGCAGGAACCTACGTCGAATCCGCGAGCATCGAGCGCGCGGACCTGACGCTCGTCTCCGAGACTCCCGGCGGTGCCGTCATCCAACCCATCTCCGGCGCGGCCCTCGCGGTCAGCTCGCCCGGCGTGACAATCGACGGCTTCCTGCTGAAGGAAGGAACGACCGGCATCACCGTGACCGCGGGCGGCGATGACGTCCGCATCACGAACTGCTCGGCAGCCGGGTCTTCGACCGACGGCTTCCGAGCGACGGACGTGTCGGGCGTGATCATCGAGAACTCCGTCGCCTCGGGATCGCTCTTCTCGGGCATCCACCTTCGCCGTGTCCAGTCCGCCACCATCCGAAACACGCTGAGCTACGCGAACGGCGAGTGGGGACTCTCGCACGACAACTCGCCGGGGACGGAACCGCTATCGGTCGACAACCTAGTCGCACACAACACCTTCACGATGAACGGAGTCGGCAACGCAAGCTTGCGGAACGCCGTCGGTCTGGTCCGTGAAAATCTGCTCACCGATTCGCCGGGCACGGGCATGCGGATCGACACCCCCGGCGCCGTCCTGAGCCACAACGGGTTCAACGCAAACACCACTCCGCTCGATCCGGAGAGCTATCTCTTCTGCGCCGGCTGCACGAGCAACGAGACGGTCGTTCCCGACTACATCGATCCGACCGGCACAGACGGCATCCTCGGCGGAACGGATTGGACCGATGACGACTTCCGCCTGATGCAGGTTGCGGCCGGGCAGGCGAGCGAGAGCGATGCCGTCGGATTCGGTTCCGACCTGGCCTCGACGCTCGCCGTAAACGGCAGCACCGCGACCAGCGGCGCCATCGACTCCGGCACGGTCGACCTCGGCTACCACTACGACTCCTCCAGCACGGCCCTTCCCTCGCCCGGCTACTCGGCACTGCCTCTCGACGTGTTGTTCGTCGACGTGAACACCGGCGACGACGGGCGTTCGCGCTCCCAGGCCAACGTCCCGGGGACGCCCTGGCGGACGCTAGAGCACGCGCTCTCTCAGGTCGTGCCGGGCGACACTCTCCTCGTCGAACCGGGGACCTACCCCGAGGCGCTGCAGATCGGCGTCGAGGACGTGAAGATCCGTGGCACAGACGCCTCACCGGCCCTCACGATCCTCGCCCCGGCCGGACGGGACGGCATCCGAATTCGCGCCACCGGCGTGCAGATCGAGAACCTCTCGATCCACGACTCCCGGCGCGGAATCGTCACCCTGGGTCGCTCGGACGATCTCTCCATCGAGGACGTCATCGTGAACGATGCCGAGCGGTACGGGCTCGCGCTCGGGAACGCCGACGGGATCTCGCTTTCGGGGGTTATCGTAGCCCGGAGCGGCCGCTATGGTGTCTACGTGCGCAAGGCGACCGGATTCGAAATGCGGGACTGCGACCTCTACGGAAATGGTCGATCGGGCCTCCGCGCCGTCCGTACCGACGGCACGATCACCTTCGTCACCTCGTACGGAAACCGCAATGGTGTCCGGGGTGCGCGCAACACGCTCACCGTGCGCGACTCGATCTTCGCCGGAAACACGCAGTACGGCTTCCGAGCACACTCGACCGACACGACCACCATGAGCCACACCCTGCTCGGACTGAACGGCCGGGGCGACGTCTACCCCACGGCGCTCGGCGCCGGGACCGGAATGCTGCTCGCCACCGATCCTCTTCTCGTTGATCCCGACAACGGAGATCTGAGCCTCCAGCCCACGAGTCCGGCCATCGACGCCGGCTCCGACTCGGTGGGCAACCTGAATGTCACCGGCTCCGCGACCGGCGGAACCCCCGACACCGGAATCGCCGACCAGGGAGCGCACCGATGA
- a CDS encoding ABC transporter substrate-binding protein: MRTVIIAATLVALVSTVGGAFSYVSGGPMQTTQKILSASNGVVTGVGDRDQKLESLKDLLRGFLDTEALGRQSMRTHLDDKTPEQQERFFSLFRDLFVRTYVQRLLLFDAPEFAFTEEKIDGNEAHIGTQIVTPRDRFAVDYDLQKTDTGWQATDIFIEDVSLSANFQSQFGKALKKNSFDDLMDRLERKLHGKKKDAAPPE, encoded by the coding sequence ATGCGCACCGTGATCATCGCGGCCACCCTGGTCGCGCTCGTCTCGACCGTCGGCGGAGCCTTTTCCTATGTGTCGGGTGGCCCCATGCAGACCACTCAGAAGATTCTCAGTGCATCGAACGGGGTCGTCACCGGCGTTGGCGATCGTGATCAGAAGCTGGAATCTTTGAAAGACCTGCTTCGGGGCTTCCTGGATACCGAAGCGCTCGGCCGTCAATCGATGAGGACGCACCTCGACGACAAGACCCCCGAGCAGCAGGAGCGATTCTTCAGCCTGTTCCGCGATCTGTTCGTTCGGACCTACGTGCAGCGACTCCTTCTTTTCGACGCGCCGGAATTCGCGTTCACGGAAGAGAAGATCGACGGCAACGAGGCGCACATCGGTACGCAGATCGTCACGCCGCGCGATCGCTTCGCGGTCGATTACGACCTCCAGAAGACCGATACCGGTTGGCAGGCGACGGACATCTTCATCGAGGACGTGAGCCTGTCGGCGAACTTTCAGTCCCAGTTCGGCAAGGCCCTCAAGAAGAACTCGTTCGACGACCTGATGGACCGCCTCGAGCGCAAGTTGCACGGCAAGAAGAAGGACGCGGCCCCGCCGGAGTGA
- a CDS encoding ABC transporter permease codes for MVAVFWKDLRLIVRDRVALVGAMVVPILVISLIAGALLDNGDRTRLLLPVVDEDQGPVATAFTKLLEEHANVRSVSRAEAERLVRDDNDAAAALVFPTGLSRSYLKGRPGNIELLTDPAQAYGLQAIRVLLLLMDQEAQALADPLSEDLIVVEKTSLTASRREVNSFDENVPGFALLFVLIVVIFGTSMGLHDERDWGTLPRLLVAPAGFTWMVLGKLGARFVLGCVQMVLLFLWAHWFFGVSLGPSPAALVALSAGMVFTTVAVGLLVAGFARTREQTQPLSLAVVMLVSLLGGLWFPPEFVPEWMRELQPAFYTSWAMRAMNDLVLRDRGLEAIQGSVAVLFGYGLVTLVIGMRLFRARHSAR; via the coding sequence ATGGTCGCCGTCTTCTGGAAAGACCTGCGGCTGATCGTGCGCGATCGCGTCGCCCTCGTGGGCGCGATGGTCGTCCCGATCCTCGTGATCAGCCTGATTGCAGGGGCGCTCCTCGACAACGGGGATCGCACGCGGCTCTTGCTGCCGGTCGTCGACGAGGATCAGGGGCCGGTCGCGACGGCGTTCACGAAACTCCTCGAAGAGCACGCGAATGTCCGGTCGGTGAGTCGTGCGGAAGCCGAACGACTGGTGCGCGACGACAACGACGCGGCCGCGGCGCTCGTCTTCCCGACCGGCCTGAGCCGCAGCTATCTGAAGGGGCGTCCCGGCAACATCGAGCTTCTGACCGATCCGGCGCAGGCTTACGGACTGCAGGCCATTCGCGTCCTGCTTCTGCTGATGGATCAGGAGGCACAGGCCCTGGCGGATCCGCTTTCGGAGGATCTGATCGTCGTCGAAAAGACGAGCCTCACCGCCAGCCGGCGCGAGGTGAACTCGTTCGACGAGAACGTGCCGGGCTTCGCGCTGCTATTCGTGCTGATCGTGGTCATTTTCGGAACTTCAATGGGGCTCCACGACGAGCGCGATTGGGGCACGCTGCCGCGCCTCCTCGTGGCGCCCGCCGGCTTCACCTGGATGGTGCTCGGCAAGCTCGGCGCGCGATTCGTCCTGGGCTGCGTGCAGATGGTGCTGCTGTTTCTGTGGGCCCACTGGTTCTTCGGTGTCTCGCTCGGTCCGTCGCCGGCCGCGCTCGTGGCCCTTTCGGCGGGGATGGTCTTCACCACCGTCGCGGTGGGACTCCTCGTGGCCGGGTTCGCCCGCACGCGTGAGCAGACGCAGCCCCTGAGCCTGGCCGTGGTGATGTTGGTGTCTCTCTTGGGTGGGCTTTGGTTCCCTCCGGAGTTCGTTCCCGAGTGGATGCGGGAACTCCAGCCGGCCTTCTATACGAGCTGGGCCATGCGCGCGATGAACGATCTTGTGCTACGGGACAGGGGGCTGGAGGCGATCCAGGGCTCGGTGGCGGTGCTCTTCGGGTACGGGCTTGTGACTCTGGTGATCGGCATGAGATTGTTTCGGGCGCGCCACAGCGCGCGCTGA